A genomic window from Plasmodium chabaudi chabaudi strain AS genome assembly, chromosome: 8 includes:
- a CDS encoding peptidyl-prolyl cis-trans isomerase, putative: MGKHKHSKDKLYILQSEYRRDALIKKQIKSRNSTYLPFNYCCISLRPFTDPYCDEDGRLYDKKSVLEEMEKSIRNKNSKPEIDIKNLIKVNFYKHDNEYICPITRKYFNKHTKIILNKKTGNTFSSEIFKLFPNKNEMFDPITHDSMNMLDLIVLQDPLNNKHNMNELHNQFVQKEKEKTQHIQENGAIMSILQEVKNKQMENNKLDANKNNDKDKHSRFKDDYKNEKREKNKYLYSTNKDNENSYIEDDSNSENEIKIKCENYSDNKLAQSVTSTIYNATYKNTFVYLPEAQVHDMIYTNVIKNKKNSYIRLITDVGMINIELYAYKCPKLCHNFLFLCEYKYYNKTDIFKRDKDIDIVYLGARKNNIHSAASGFYWRKKLKKYKLRKKIDNEKIINKLKEEINVNSDNDSDIGIKYLRYNDNRHTAETNSYGNIYMFKYYNQKYSNMFYISLSEDYTTNNPCIGKVVGGNDTLEKLKNLDTTSMNDEHYTLNETIIYTNPFKEVIKEMKEDSKKKNIPEPPKEKPKTFIDDDIFVENKNDDIGKYIKWQNFKNNNKNANSDESKLNILKKENASKPKQAKMDFSCW; encoded by the exons ATGGGGAAACATAAACATAGCAAAGATAAGTTATATATTCTGCAATCAGAATATAGAAGAGACGCATtaataaagaaacaaataaaatccAGAAATTCAACATATTTACCTTTTAATTATTG TTGTATAAGCTTAAGACCATTCACTGACCCATATTGTGACGAAGATGGAAGGCTTTACGATAAAAAAAGTGTGTTAGAAGAAATGGAGAAATCcataagaaataaaaatagtaaacctgaaattgatataaaaaatttaattaaagtaaatttttataaacatgataatgaatatatatgtccTATAacaagaaaatattttaataaacatacaaaaattatattaaataaaaaaactggaaatacattttcatccgaaatttttaaattatttccaaataaaaatgaaatgttTGATCCAATTACCCATGATAGTATGAATATGTTAGATTTAATTGTCTTACAAGACccattaaataataaacataacATGAATGAGTTACATAATCAATTTGTTcagaaagaaaaagaaaaaactcAACACATTCAGGAAAATGGTGCAATCATGAGTATATTACAagaagtaaaaaataaacaaatggaaaataataaattagacgcaaacaaaaataacGATAAAGATAAACATTCAAGATTTAAAgatgattataaaaatgaaaaacgagaaaaaaataaatatttatattcaacaaataaagataatgaaaatagttATATTGAAGATGATAGTAATagtgaaaatgaaataaaaataaaatgtgaaaattatagtgataataaattaGCTCAAAGTGTTACATCgactatatataatgcaaCATACAAAAATACTTTTGTTTATCTTCCAGAAGCACAGGTTCATGATATGATATATACcaatgttataaaaaataaaaaaaatagttatataCGTTTAATAACTGATGTTGGTATGATTAATATTGAactatatgcatataaatgcCCAAAATTAtgtcataattttttatttttatgtgaatacaaatattataataaaacagatatatttaaaagagACAAAGATATTGATATCGTTTATTTGGGGGCacgtaaaaataatatacactCAGCAGCATCCGGATTTTATTGGAGAaaaaagttgaaaaaatataaattacgaaaaaaaatcgataatgaaaaaattattaataagttaaaagaagaaataaatgtaaatagTGACAATGATAGTGATATAggaattaaatatttaagatATAATGATAACAGGCATACTGCAGAAACTAATTCATATggtaacatatatatgtttaaatattataatcaaaaatattccaatatgttttatatatcccTATCAGAGGATTATACAACTAATAATCCATGCATTGGGAAAG tTGTCGGAGGAAATGATACATTagaaaagttaaaaaatttggaCACAACTTCAATGAATGAT GAACACTACACCTTAAATGAAACGATTATATACACAAACCCATTTAAAGAGGTTATAAAGGAAATGAAAGAagattcaaaaaaaaaaaatataccagAGCCCCCAAAGGAAAAACCCAAAACTTTTATCGATGATGATATTTttgtagaaaataaaaatgatgatataggaaaatatataaaatggcaaaattttaaaaacaataataaaaatgcgAATTCTGATGaatcaaaattaaatatattaaaaaaggaaaatgcATCAAAGCCAAAACAAGCCAAAATGGATTTTTCGTGTTGGTAG